The genomic segment GCACAATGTACGCAGGAAATATATATGGATGCAATGGCAGTTTGTCAGCACTTTGGATATCCTGATCTATTTATTACTTTCACTTGCAATCCAAAATGGCCAGAAATCACAAGATACCTACAAGCTCGAGGTCACCAATCAACAGACATAGCTGATATTGTGTCTAGAATCTTCAAGATTAAGCTAGACACTTTGATtgttgatataaaaaaaaataatgtttttggtCCTGCAACAGCAGGTAAAAATACTAACACTTTTCGTTTTTGTTAGAATAATTGCctttaagtttagatatatcatattgaatttttttgccttctattttttttttgcagttttgtACACTATAGAATTTCAGAAAAGAGGACTGCCACATGTCCATATTCTACTATTTTTACAGAAGGGATCAAAACTGATAACAACTGATGTCATTGACAATGTTATTTCTGCTGAAATTCCAGACGAAGCAACAAATCCAACACTCTACAATGTTGTCAAAGAATTTATGATACATGGACTATGTGGGGTTGCAAATCCACATTCACCATGTATGGATAAAGGAAAGTGCACGAAAAAGTTTCCTAAAGAGTTCAACAGCAGCACTTGCATCAACAAAGATGGATTCCCAGTTTACAAGCGAAGAGATGATGGTCGATCAGTTGAGAAAAATGGAACTTTGCTAGACAACCGATATATCGTTCCTTACAACCCATATCTACTCTTGAAGTATCAAGGTCACATCAATGTTGAATGGTGCAActaaacaaaagcaataaagTATTTATTCAAATACATCAACAAGGGAAATGATCGTGTCTTAGCTACAGCAAAGGACAATCTAAAAAGAAATGATGTTGAGCTGCACAATCAAGTAGAAAATGATGGATCTTCAGACCCGGTAGTAGAACCAGTTATAGATGAAATTAAGCGTTTCTATGATTTCAGGTGAAgtatttttaaagagtttatactacgtcttttgttttttgaaggTTTTTCTTACATTTATCTAATTTCTTTATAGGTACATTGCACCGTGTGAAGCTGCTTGGAggatttttggatttgaaataCATTATAGTAGCGTTCATATTCAAAGACTGAATATTCATCTAGAAGGAGAGCATATTGTATGTTACGACGAggatgaagatgttgatgatgtccTAGCTAAAGAAGGAAATCAAACCTCGCATTTGTTAGAGTCGATGAAAATTAACAGCTCGGAAGATGAGGAATTAGCATTCGCAAAATAACTCACTTATGCTCAATTTCCTTCTTGGTTTGTGtggaaaaagagaaacaaagaatggacaatcagaagaagaaaagtttcGTTCGGGAGAATACATCATTTTACTCCAGCTGCGGGTAAATTGTTCTACATGAGGATGATTCTAAACAAAGCAAAGGGAGCTacaaattttgatgatttatgcacTGTTGATGAAATCATATATCCTTCCTACAAGGAAGCATGTTTTGCTCTGAATCTTCTTGATGATGACTCAGAGTATATTGGTGCAATAACTGAAGCAAGTCAGTGGGGATCAGCACACTATATGCGAAGACTATTTGTTATGCTTCTTCTTTCAGAAAGTTTGTCAAGACCAAACCATGTTTGGTTAGAAACGTGGCATTTACTCTCTGAAGATATCTTATATATGCAGCGGAAAATCCGTAGGACACCAGGTACATATTCATGAGTTTTAAAGCATAATAATATACAACTTTATACAAGCTTAACtagatttgatattatatatttttacttgcAGATTATCTTATGTCCGATGAGCAAATCAAGAATCAAACTTTGTTTGAGATTGAAAGGCTTTTACTCTCTAATGGAAGTTCTCTAAGAAATTTCACTGAACTACCATTTCcggataataataatatcctAGCTGCAATCAACAGACTCATAAGTGATGAACTATGTTACGACAGGCATGCATGTCAAAAGGAGTTTCTTCGTTTGCTACCTTTGTTGAACCTTGATCAGAAGAATATATTTGATAGTATAGTTGGTGCAGTGGATTCAAAAGGGAGGAGGTATTTTCTTTGTCTACGGATTTGGAGGCACAGGAAAAACGTTTCTATGGAAAACCCTATCTACATACATTCGTTCAAAAGGAGAGATTGTCCTAAATGTTGCATCAAGTGCAATGGCTGCATTGTTATTAGAAGGTGGTCGAACGGCTCATTCTCGATTTTCAATACCGATACAGGTACACGAGACTTCCACTTGCACCTTTTCTGCTGATAGCGATATTGCTGCTTTGATTGAAGAAGCTAAGTTGATCATCTGGGATGAGGCACCAATGATGCATAAACATTGTTTTGAAGCTTTAGATCGATCTTTAAGAGATATTCTGAACCCTGGAAAACTTTTTGGAGGTAAAGCTGTTGTCTTTGGAGGTGATTTTCGTCAGATTTTACCAATGGTACCTAAGGGTAGTCGAGAACAGATTGTTCAAGCTTCATTATCTTCTTCGTTTTTGTGGAACTCTTGCCAAGTTcttacattaacaaaaaacaGGAGACTTACTGTGGAGTCAGATCCATTAGAAGTGGATCTCATCAAAGATTTTTCTGAGTGGATACTAAAACTTGGAGATGATAAACTTTATGAGCCAAACGACGGTGAAG from the Camelina sativa cultivar DH55 chromosome 12, Cs, whole genome shotgun sequence genome contains:
- the LOC104734095 gene encoding uncharacterized protein LOC104734095 yields the protein MGGTIDTSVNKGRGPNVYRLHGHNCHRIGSLLPPPGKSPKYNQLEKRTGKLPKSKILRDDIVEDIKNMLNDFNPYSKILRTTKDRFQDTASSNVQLKLISRRTACAQSGKTYNLPTTSEVAALYVGDFDLEMEPRDIILETMEGKLKRISELHAGYLPLQYPLLFPFGEDGYHIYLELKRTTSGSTNPRTRLNQKALRVNKYVNVEAAADKGNMNTSKVGRRMVLPSTFIGSAQCTQEIYMDAMAVCQHFGYPDLFITFTCNPKWPEITRYLQARGHQSTDIADIVSRIFKIKLDTLIVDIKKNNVFGPATAVLYTIEFQKRGLPHVHILLFLQKGSKLITTDVIDNVISAEIPDEATNPTLYNVVKEFMIHGLCGVANPHSPCMDKGKCTKKFPKEFNSSTCINKDGFPVYKRRDDGRSVEKNGTLLDNRYIVPYNPYLLLKYQATAKDNLKRNDVELHNQVENDGSSDPVVEPVIDEIKRFYDFRYIAPCEAAWRIFGFEIHYSSVHIQRLNIHLEGEHIVCYDEDEDVDDVLAKEGNQTSHLLESMKINSSEDEELAFAK